One genomic segment of Bradyrhizobium prioriisuperbiae includes these proteins:
- a CDS encoding TonB-dependent siderophore receptor, whose product MTVLSGAGARISRRHKGLLLSASAIAIGFAISASFEPAIAQDARPGAAALPPVYVAPGASRPQRAQSTRSSSARRVVRSRQVAQSQPQRQPPSVNSQDARTGQSGYITQGITSGTKTRTALINVPQSVTVLTKEFIKDQAFTSIGEAVRYVPGVIYHQGESHRDDLVIRGQRSNADFFTNGIRDDVQYFRDFYNLQRLEVLKGSNAMIFGRGGGGGVVNRVLKEADGTTVREVTVGGNSYPGARITTDIGQAVNENWAFRLNAFYENTESYRDFVKLERYGFNPTATFAPNDTTTVKLSYEYLHDRRTVDRGIPSQARPGGALPQSPFQTSASMFYGNPDLNYALADVHIASAVIEHDFENGWTIKNASQLANYNKFYQNIYPGGPVNAAGTSFNLSAYNNETDRTNVFNQTDLTYKFDTGPVRHTLLFGGEVGRQTGLSYRQDGFFNNVSTTFPTSPVNPVLTTPVTFRNTAGNANNTYDLGLGAIYVQDQIEITRYLQLIGGVRFDHFDLDSRDRRTGVTLSRVDDLVSPRAGVIVKPIENLSIYGSYSVSYLPSAGDQFSTLALNTSLAAPEKFVNTEVGLKWDINPRLQFSTALYNLDRTNQRLLDPNGSGLFILSGATKTKGFEAGLAGYVTDAWQVTGGYAYTDARIASDNSTTIVAGNRVGLVPYNTFSLWNKYQFTPMWAAGVGVIHYTNFYASSDDTVRIPGFTRVDAALYFRLNQSWRAQLNVENVFDRRYYATADGNNNITPGSPRAFRLSATANF is encoded by the coding sequence ATGACTGTTTTGAGCGGCGCTGGGGCGCGTATTTCTCGTCGGCACAAGGGGCTTCTGCTCTCCGCAAGTGCCATTGCGATCGGCTTTGCCATATCCGCCAGCTTCGAGCCGGCTATCGCGCAGGATGCGAGGCCGGGTGCCGCAGCTCTGCCGCCGGTCTATGTCGCACCGGGCGCGAGCCGCCCGCAGCGGGCTCAATCGACGCGATCGTCGTCGGCGCGTCGCGTGGTTCGCTCTCGGCAGGTCGCTCAATCGCAGCCCCAGCGGCAGCCGCCGAGCGTCAACAGCCAGGATGCGCGCACCGGGCAGAGCGGTTATATCACCCAGGGAATCACCAGCGGCACCAAGACCAGGACAGCGCTGATCAATGTGCCGCAGTCGGTCACGGTGCTGACCAAGGAGTTCATCAAGGATCAGGCGTTCACATCGATCGGTGAAGCCGTTCGTTACGTGCCCGGCGTCATCTACCATCAGGGCGAATCGCATCGCGACGATCTGGTCATTCGCGGTCAGCGCAGCAACGCGGATTTTTTCACCAACGGCATCCGCGACGACGTCCAGTATTTCCGCGATTTCTACAATCTGCAGCGCCTGGAGGTATTGAAGGGCTCCAACGCCATGATCTTCGGCCGCGGTGGTGGCGGCGGCGTGGTCAATCGCGTGCTGAAGGAAGCCGACGGCACCACGGTGCGCGAAGTGACCGTCGGCGGCAACTCCTATCCCGGCGCCCGGATCACCACCGATATCGGCCAGGCCGTCAACGAGAATTGGGCGTTCCGCCTCAATGCATTCTACGAGAATACCGAAAGCTATCGGGATTTCGTCAAGCTGGAGCGCTACGGCTTCAATCCGACGGCGACGTTTGCGCCCAACGACACCACCACCGTCAAATTGAGCTACGAATACCTGCATGATCGGCGCACCGTCGATCGCGGCATTCCCTCCCAGGCTCGGCCGGGCGGAGCGTTGCCGCAGTCTCCGTTCCAGACCTCGGCATCCATGTTCTATGGAAATCCGGATCTCAACTATGCGCTGGCCGATGTGCATATCGCCTCGGCGGTCATCGAGCATGATTTCGAAAACGGCTGGACCATCAAGAACGCGTCGCAATTGGCGAACTACAACAAGTTCTATCAGAACATCTATCCGGGCGGCCCGGTCAACGCCGCCGGCACCTCGTTCAATCTGAGCGCCTATAACAATGAAACCGACCGGACCAACGTCTTCAATCAGACCGATCTGACCTACAAATTCGACACCGGCCCCGTCCGCCATACCCTGCTGTTCGGAGGCGAAGTCGGGCGCCAGACCGGTCTGAGTTACCGTCAGGACGGTTTCTTCAACAACGTGTCCACGACGTTCCCGACGTCTCCGGTGAATCCGGTGTTGACCACGCCGGTGACCTTCCGCAACACCGCGGGTAATGCCAACAACACCTATGATCTGGGATTGGGAGCAATTTATGTGCAGGACCAGATCGAAATCACCCGTTATCTGCAATTGATCGGCGGTGTGCGGTTCGATCATTTCGACCTGGATTCGCGCGATCGGCGCACCGGTGTCACGCTATCGCGCGTCGACGATCTCGTCTCGCCGCGGGCAGGGGTCATCGTCAAGCCGATCGAGAACCTGTCGATCTACGGCAGCTACAGCGTGTCGTATCTGCCGAGCGCGGGCGATCAATTCAGCACCCTGGCGCTTAACACGTCGCTTGCCGCGCCTGAGAAGTTCGTGAACACGGAAGTGGGGCTGAAGTGGGACATCAATCCGCGCCTGCAATTCTCCACCGCCTTGTATAATCTCGATCGAACCAATCAGCGGCTGCTCGATCCGAACGGCAGCGGCCTGTTCATCCTGAGCGGCGCCACCAAAACGAAGGGCTTCGAAGCCGGTCTCGCCGGTTACGTCACGGATGCGTGGCAGGTGACGGGTGGCTACGCCTACACCGACGCGCGGATCGCGAGCGACAATTCGACCACGATCGTGGCCGGCAACCGCGTCGGCCTCGTGCCCTACAACACATTTTCACTGTGGAACAAATATCAGTTCACGCCGATGTGGGCGGCGGGTGTGGGCGTCATTCACTACACTAATTTCTATGCGTCATCCGACGATACCGTTCGTATTCCCGGCTTCACCCGGGTCGACGCGGCGCTGTATTTCCGCCTGAACCAGAGCTGGCGGGCCCAGCTCAACGTCGAGAATGTCTTTGACCGGCGCTATTACGCAACCGCCGATGGCAACAACAACATCACGCCGGGATCGCCCCGTGCGTTCCGACTGTCCGCAACGGCCAATTTCTAG
- a CDS encoding tetratricopeptide repeat protein, translating to MARIFVSYTSVDRDFAYWIGKELQALGHEPHLHDWEIRGSGDILAWMEEQIDEADHTLCVFSDDYLKARYSTLERRAALWDEERPGFALIVMAKPCKIPALFRHFRRCELYDVSGDAVRQRFKQFMQGLGQPAKTTEPLPGLAASNIPVQEPTHFLGRDRELADIETALARDKGKRSIAALHGLRGVGKTTLAAAFAERHSKAYKVTWWIRAQSEATICADLVALGLKLGWITPENDQNVALALVLDRLHHEGENILLIYDNAARVADIKRYLPRGACRIIVTSNASNWLDIAAATVEIKTWSKTTGAKYLLARTGRKKERDAAAALSDLLGGLPLAHEQAAAYCERLDVSFDEYQRRFVAATESMLDKERDAPDAYHDGRTVAATFRMAIEQATGLHPAAEPLIVLAALLAPEPIPLFLFSEAREMLGEPLATLLAGDGFEDAVAALRAFALVSRRPLAEERIKAWSADAIRIHRLVRQIAITRRSARECDDIRRTIAAALADVYPRRLIENRLRSQREKEQLIPHVLTALNFLHADHDAEFNARELLDSMARLVMLTLQDVGAKNISPEYLPTVLADFYEVQPLSETIARLVENEDAWPKLQDRLLDANNYVLRYAMAEAIADAWGVEKISALIDKAKNLNEFELGGYALGLVYARDPQLITLHYLEKLADHPAYPGRSILGDLLLNLALRDSPDITPDLHALLPNRRFWEPVWDFVALDIQTIEAAEAFAAKPRKTPPPSTGDEVSKAYAALLAVETGITERMKHHVAGGTLHTLLDQYFRLGEDPTRIEEAEGELADVSPPELLELMRVFFAHPIWSVAESAATVLSLLVTRDHDKANERLQIITLLLDDPHWRVQFGANEAAFAVRHHDDAVFHRSVERFYDHWNCKIRGLCAENLVALILNSGTAKRNDLLRRHEKQIKFWIRDEDCWVLEHVFRLFQTLYLRGVSFDRLLADGMSRLFDDLPEFFTLAREPFLRHIEQRKIALVLEGSATMAWAEASS from the coding sequence ATGGCGCGTATTTTTGTCAGTTATACATCGGTCGATCGCGACTTCGCTTACTGGATCGGCAAAGAACTTCAGGCGCTTGGCCATGAGCCCCATCTTCACGACTGGGAAATCCGGGGTAGCGGCGACATCCTAGCCTGGATGGAAGAACAGATAGACGAAGCGGATCATACGCTTTGCGTTTTTTCCGACGACTACCTGAAGGCCCGGTACTCTACGCTCGAGCGAAGGGCCGCGCTTTGGGACGAGGAGCGGCCCGGTTTTGCACTGATCGTGATGGCGAAGCCCTGTAAGATCCCAGCGCTCTTCCGTCATTTCCGGCGCTGTGAATTATACGATGTGTCGGGAGACGCAGTACGGCAGCGCTTTAAGCAATTTATGCAGGGCCTCGGCCAACCGGCAAAAACCACCGAACCGCTCCCGGGTCTCGCTGCCTCGAATATTCCCGTTCAGGAGCCGACTCATTTCCTCGGACGAGATCGCGAACTCGCCGACATCGAGACCGCGCTCGCCCGCGACAAGGGAAAAAGATCGATCGCCGCGCTGCACGGCTTGCGCGGCGTCGGGAAAACCACGCTGGCGGCCGCCTTCGCGGAACGCCACAGCAAGGCCTACAAGGTGACATGGTGGATTCGCGCGCAGAGCGAGGCCACCATCTGCGCCGATCTGGTGGCGCTGGGCCTTAAGCTCGGCTGGATCACCCCGGAGAACGATCAAAACGTCGCCCTGGCGCTGGTTCTCGACCGGTTGCATCACGAGGGCGAGAATATATTGCTGATCTACGACAATGCGGCACGCGTGGCGGATATCAAACGCTATCTGCCGCGCGGGGCATGCCGCATCATTGTCACCTCGAATGCATCGAATTGGCTGGATATCGCCGCCGCCACGGTGGAAATCAAGACATGGTCCAAAACCACCGGCGCCAAATATCTGCTGGCCCGTACCGGGCGAAAAAAGGAACGTGACGCCGCGGCGGCGCTATCGGATTTGCTCGGTGGACTTCCGCTCGCGCACGAGCAGGCCGCTGCGTATTGCGAACGGCTCGATGTCTCGTTCGACGAATACCAAAGACGGTTTGTCGCGGCGACCGAGTCCATGCTGGATAAGGAGCGTGACGCGCCGGACGCCTATCACGACGGTCGAACGGTAGCCGCGACATTCAGAATGGCCATCGAGCAGGCAACGGGACTTCATCCCGCGGCCGAGCCGCTGATCGTGCTCGCCGCCCTGCTGGCGCCGGAACCGATCCCGCTGTTCTTGTTCTCCGAAGCGCGCGAGATGCTCGGCGAACCGCTAGCGACCCTGCTCGCGGGTGATGGATTCGAGGACGCCGTCGCGGCATTGCGCGCGTTTGCCCTCGTCAGCCGCAGACCGCTCGCGGAGGAACGCATCAAAGCTTGGTCGGCCGACGCCATCCGCATTCATCGCCTGGTACGACAGATTGCCATCACGCGGAGAAGCGCGCGCGAATGCGACGACATTCGGCGCACCATCGCCGCTGCGTTGGCCGACGTCTATCCGCGCCGCTTGATCGAGAATCGATTACGAAGCCAGCGCGAAAAGGAGCAGCTGATCCCGCACGTGCTGACCGCCCTCAATTTTCTTCACGCCGATCACGATGCCGAATTCAACGCGCGCGAACTGCTCGATTCCATGGCGCGTCTCGTCATGCTCACCTTGCAGGACGTCGGTGCCAAGAACATCAGTCCGGAATATCTGCCGACGGTGCTCGCGGATTTCTACGAGGTGCAGCCTCTCTCTGAAACGATTGCCCGGCTGGTCGAAAACGAGGACGCATGGCCGAAGCTGCAGGACCGGTTGCTCGACGCCAACAACTATGTGCTTCGTTATGCGATGGCCGAGGCCATCGCCGACGCCTGGGGCGTGGAAAAGATCAGCGCCCTGATCGACAAGGCCAAGAACCTCAACGAATTCGAGCTCGGCGGGTATGCCCTGGGCCTGGTTTACGCTCGAGATCCGCAATTGATCACGCTCCATTATCTCGAAAAGCTCGCCGATCACCCAGCCTACCCCGGGCGATCAATTCTGGGCGACCTCCTCCTCAATCTGGCATTGCGCGATTCACCAGACATCACACCTGATTTACACGCTCTGTTGCCGAACCGAAGATTCTGGGAGCCGGTCTGGGATTTCGTCGCCTTGGACATACAAACCATCGAAGCGGCGGAAGCCTTCGCGGCGAAGCCGCGCAAAACGCCTCCGCCATCCACCGGTGACGAGGTCAGCAAAGCTTATGCGGCTTTGCTCGCGGTCGAGACCGGCATTACCGAACGCATGAAACATCATGTAGCGGGGGGAACGCTGCACACACTACTCGATCAATACTTTCGCCTGGGCGAGGATCCGACGCGCATAGAAGAGGCCGAAGGCGAACTGGCCGACGTGTCCCCGCCGGAATTGCTTGAACTGATGCGAGTTTTCTTTGCCCACCCGATCTGGTCGGTCGCCGAATCCGCAGCCACCGTGCTGTCGTTACTGGTCACGCGCGATCATGACAAGGCGAACGAACGGCTGCAGATCATTACGCTGCTGCTCGACGATCCGCACTGGCGTGTCCAGTTCGGGGCCAATGAGGCCGCGTTTGCGGTACGCCATCATGACGACGCCGTGTTTCATCGTTCGGTCGAGCGATTTTACGATCACTGGAACTGCAAGATTCGTGGGCTTTGCGCTGAGAATCTCGTCGCTCTTATTTTGAATTCAGGTACCGCCAAGCGCAATGATCTGCTTCGCCGACATGAGAAGCAGATCAAGTTCTGGATCCGCGACGAAGATTGCTGGGTGCTGGAACACGTCTTTCGTCTGTTTCAGACGCTTTATCTCAGGGGCGTTTCGTTCGACCGGCTCCTCGCGGACGGCATGTCGCGCCTGTTCGACGACTTGCCGGAGTTCTTCACACTCGCCCGCGAACCCTTCTTGCGCCATATCGAGCAGCGAAAAATTGCTCTCGTGCTCGAGGGAAGCGCGACTATGGCTTGGGCAGAGGCTTCATCATGA
- a CDS encoding response regulator transcription factor, whose product MRVLLIEDDAMFGKALVRGLSDNGMSVDWTRNGIDGFAALERSDYAIALIDIGLPKMSGLDVLKARRQAGAKTPALIITARDGVKDMVAGLDLGADDYIVKPFELPVLLARMRAVMRRAGDRALPIMTSGEIMLDPATQIATFRNVQHVLSGREFSVLYALMERPGRILSRAQIESRIYGWGDEVQSNAVDVLIHGLRKKYGKDVVRNVRGAGWMVTKDLT is encoded by the coding sequence ATGCGCGTTTTGCTGATCGAAGATGACGCGATGTTCGGCAAGGCGCTGGTCCGTGGCTTGAGTGACAACGGCATGAGCGTGGACTGGACGCGCAACGGCATCGATGGCTTCGCCGCCCTGGAACGGTCCGATTATGCAATCGCCCTTATCGATATCGGCCTGCCGAAGATGTCAGGCCTGGATGTACTCAAGGCGAGACGGCAGGCTGGCGCCAAAACGCCGGCCCTGATCATCACCGCCAGGGATGGCGTGAAGGACATGGTGGCCGGCCTCGACCTCGGCGCCGATGACTACATCGTCAAGCCATTCGAATTGCCCGTGCTGCTGGCCCGGATGCGCGCGGTGATGCGGCGCGCCGGTGATCGTGCGCTCCCCATCATGACAAGCGGTGAGATCATGCTCGATCCCGCCACGCAGATCGCGACGTTCCGCAATGTTCAGCATGTGCTGTCCGGCCGCGAATTCTCGGTGCTCTATGCGCTGATGGAGCGGCCGGGACGAATCCTGTCGCGGGCGCAGATCGAGAGCCGGATCTATGGGTGGGGCGACGAGGTGCAGAGCAACGCCGTCGACGTCCTGATCCATGGACTGCGCAAGAAATACGGCAAGGACGTCGTGCGGAACGTCCGCGGCGCCGGCTGGATGGTCACGAAGGATCTGACATGA
- a CDS encoding GNAT family N-acetyltransferase: MARDLARFFAANVTTAYISHSELQGPRALDVGRWRPDIVDVFAQEIETRIAREGGKISACATSYPVMEARRGEHLVGIALVSLFLEAPVPYAILEDIAVETAHRGQGIGKAIIDWVTLEASGHGCERIFLESGKDNHRAHELFEREGFSATSVVMMKPLPKP; the protein is encoded by the coding sequence ATGGCAAGAGATCTCGCGCGCTTCTTCGCGGCGAACGTCACGACCGCCTATATTTCTCATTCCGAGTTGCAGGGCCCCCGGGCCCTCGACGTTGGTCGATGGCGCCCGGATATTGTCGATGTCTTTGCGCAGGAGATCGAGACCCGTATCGCCAGGGAGGGAGGCAAGATTTCCGCCTGTGCCACATCTTATCCCGTCATGGAGGCGCGCCGCGGCGAGCATCTCGTCGGCATCGCACTGGTTTCGCTGTTTCTGGAGGCTCCTGTGCCTTATGCCATCCTCGAGGACATCGCGGTCGAAACGGCGCATCGCGGCCAGGGTATCGGCAAGGCCATCATCGATTGGGTAACTCTGGAAGCCAGCGGGCATGGTTGTGAGCGGATTTTCCTTGAAAGCGGCAAGGACAATCACCGGGCGCACGAACTGTTCGAACGGGAAGGCTTCTCCGCAACCTCGGTGGTCATGATGAAGCCTCTGCCCAAGCCATAG
- a CDS encoding spermidine synthase — MSLYFEELDYRPTPIGALSLRRRRNLSLDVDVFEIKLGDEYLMSSLFTASEIALARLGLAKLAGAELDVVVGGLGLGYTAQAVLEHPSVKSLTVIEALDAVIDWHQSALLPLGPGLTADPRCRLVHGDFFALAASKDGFDHAQPGRRFDAILVDIDHSPERLLDPRSTSFYQPDGLRGVAAHLHPGGIFGLWSDDAPDEAFTQRLAGVFAQAQAEPVTFYNPLQNREFTQAVYLARTAA; from the coding sequence GTGAGCCTATACTTTGAAGAACTCGATTATCGTCCAACGCCGATCGGTGCCTTGAGCCTGCGCCGGCGCCGAAACCTGTCGCTGGACGTAGATGTCTTCGAGATCAAGCTCGGCGACGAATACCTGATGTCGAGCCTGTTCACTGCCTCGGAGATCGCGCTGGCCCGGCTGGGGCTGGCGAAGCTTGCTGGAGCAGAGCTAGACGTTGTGGTTGGCGGGCTTGGTCTCGGCTACACCGCACAGGCTGTGCTGGAGCATCCGAGCGTCAAGTCTCTCACCGTCATCGAGGCGCTGGATGCCGTGATCGACTGGCACCAGAGCGCGCTCCTGCCGCTCGGGCCTGGACTCACTGCGGACCCCCGCTGCAGGTTGGTGCACGGTGATTTTTTCGCCCTGGCGGCTTCGAAGGACGGCTTCGATCACGCGCAACCCGGGCGACGGTTCGATGCCATCCTGGTCGACATCGATCATTCGCCGGAGCGGTTGCTGGATCCGCGCAGCACATCTTTCTATCAGCCCGACGGGCTGCGTGGCGTGGCGGCTCATCTCCATCCCGGCGGCATCTTCGGACTCTGGTCCGACGACGCGCCGGATGAAGCCTTCACCCAACGGCTGGCCGGCGTCTTCGCGCAGGCGCAGGCCGAACCGGTGACATTCTACAATCCGCTGCAGAACCGCGAATTCACCCAGGCGGTCTATCTGGCGCGGACGGCTGCCTGA
- a CDS encoding ATP-binding protein, giving the protein MTSLRQTLMTHITVLLMIVGFAAAATAYVFVKYEVNSFQDNALQEVALNAGLIYRHEIQPRIDAELEDQLVVQIWDHDGKLLHRSGPHVDIPYRTDLGYFDVTAGGENWRVFRASDPQHAVQISQRWSAREEVAAYAAAGAAVPLIVAIPIAWLLIAWSVKRVLSGLGQLSTDIGERSADARDALSLTGVPVEIAPLVGAMNSLIERHQLALETQRRFVSDAAHELRTPLAALQIQIDNLRARDLTGDIGDIAIDLLAGIRRAGYLVNQLMTMVRADASMEGETETVDVRALVSLVASGFVPLAKAKGIELSINVDEDIPMTTRASDVQLLLSNLLDNAVRYTDGGGLVSIHGKYLDGSVVIDITDSGCGIPEAALPYLYDRFFRAAPPDIEGTGLGLAIAKTAADRNGFHIAIGNRPGCRGVKATVRIPSGSALADPANHMVRAEAA; this is encoded by the coding sequence ATGACGTCTCTCCGACAAACCCTGATGACTCATATCACGGTCCTGCTCATGATCGTCGGCTTCGCCGCTGCGGCCACGGCCTATGTTTTCGTCAAATACGAGGTCAACAGCTTCCAGGACAACGCACTGCAGGAAGTTGCCCTGAATGCAGGCCTGATTTACCGGCACGAAATTCAACCACGGATCGACGCCGAGCTCGAAGACCAGCTCGTTGTGCAGATCTGGGACCATGACGGGAAGCTGCTTCACCGTTCCGGACCCCACGTCGACATTCCCTACCGGACCGACCTCGGATATTTCGACGTCACGGCCGGTGGCGAGAACTGGCGGGTGTTCCGGGCCAGCGATCCGCAACATGCCGTGCAGATATCGCAGCGCTGGAGCGCCCGCGAAGAGGTGGCGGCCTACGCGGCCGCCGGGGCTGCCGTTCCCCTGATTGTCGCCATTCCCATCGCCTGGCTGCTGATTGCATGGTCCGTCAAGCGCGTGCTGTCGGGTCTCGGCCAGTTGTCGACGGATATCGGCGAGCGCAGTGCGGATGCGCGCGATGCCCTGAGCCTGACCGGGGTGCCGGTCGAAATCGCGCCGCTGGTCGGCGCGATGAACTCCCTGATCGAGCGACATCAACTGGCGCTGGAGACCCAGCGGCGCTTTGTGTCGGATGCGGCCCACGAACTCCGCACGCCGCTCGCGGCGTTGCAGATCCAGATCGATAATCTGCGGGCACGCGACCTCACCGGCGATATCGGTGACATTGCCATCGATCTCCTCGCAGGCATTCGCCGCGCCGGGTATCTGGTCAACCAGTTGATGACAATGGTGCGAGCCGACGCTTCCATGGAAGGAGAAACTGAGACTGTTGACGTCCGCGCACTTGTCAGCCTGGTCGCGTCCGGTTTTGTACCCCTCGCCAAGGCGAAAGGGATCGAGCTCTCGATCAATGTCGACGAGGATATTCCGATGACCACGAGAGCGTCTGACGTGCAACTTCTTCTATCCAACCTGCTCGACAATGCCGTGCGTTACACCGATGGAGGCGGCCTTGTGAGCATTCATGGAAAGTATCTGGACGGGTCCGTTGTCATCGACATCACCGACAGTGGATGCGGAATTCCAGAAGCCGCATTGCCTTATCTTTACGACCGCTTTTTCCGCGCCGCGCCGCCGGATATCGAGGGAACCGGACTAGGCCTCGCCATCGCCAAAACGGCGGCAGATCGCAACGGCTTTCACATCGCGATCGGAAATCGCCCCGGTTGCCGCGGCGTCAAGGCAACGGTCAGAATTCCATCGGGCAGCGCGTTGGCCGACCCCGCAAATCACATGGTGCGGGCGGAAGCCGCATGA